The Miscanthus floridulus cultivar M001 chromosome 6, ASM1932011v1, whole genome shotgun sequence genomic interval tgatgggagagtcattccaatgttggaggtcagagcttaacacaaagtatatccaaaaggggttaactcctttCAACGAGTtcgacaaaataactcctagtcaatgagaGGAGCTCATGGCTAAGAAGACtttaccggaggcattggagctcagtgcctataacaccgagctggtgaagaggaacaaacaccaccatcatctaggccctagtggctactatgctaaggaagaacagtttaggaagatggacgaagaggccacagctgctgggaatatcgatgtgatgaatttgaaggtacgcttaaggaactggatatatgcgaggagtatagaatcatccgacagtaatcttaagtttgataagccaaagACCCAaaaggcagtatcaaggatactaaaatatgctaaagacaagaagaagggctcattcaatcctgccagagagagggatgagcatagccttggcttgggaaacaaggagcacacaggccacaccagggggctagggaaaaggacgacctagaagcaagaattcgaagaggacaggcacatgtacaagaaacatggccgagaccgagattctagtcttgagctccaagtgaaggctctagttgtgaaggcgctggaggagcaaggactgtctatggagccatagATATTAGAGACaccaccgggagaactggcattaattggcagccctctgaaagttcctagcagccaaggttccactacagccacaaccccaattgatcgcatacgggaaccaactagttgcaccttggtgtttcttagcggccggcagaacactatgatggaggtggcaacgggtgtggcacatcctcccggtggcttacaccacaataataagatacctccggactatactagggtcgaggtgcatacagtgaagcctgagttcatgcagcggaggatagactatgcaactcccgaggggctggtgttactcggagacgttatggggcagttcatcctctggcacaaacaggacattatattgactgcttcttcgctgccttctcctctcccaaatttggagcgagttgttgaggtcggggagatattttcactgtcTCATGACCCCcatattcctgagatgccacattcttccccgcctcctagtgagcatgtgcctgatgagatgccacaaccttctccagctcgtaccgagcaagtgcatcatgagataccatagtcttctcaaccagcacagccgatacatgaacaacgagtgcctcccgaagaagctgcagcacaagaagatgagaacatgcctaaatgggaacttcaaaagaagcatccaatcacgaTAAggtcagtttatgttccgatcaaagatgtctcgtcggtgtccaagtggtattcccatgaccagttcaagcctgagaaccaagttaaaaaagtcccatcacggggttttaaggaggccgtcactagcaaactccaccaaattataaagcagtatccaaatattgatgccatcaaatggtcaaaggattgcccaaaaatatatgaaagaggcaagcccttcctaccaaatcaggacatccagtgcctaccacttggaatgagaaggttccatgattggtacttgcgtgttctcccaacgagcataaatatcatacaagcatgctttcccaccagcacatttggaagcccagctgggaaaattatctttgacttcaataacatacaaacatgctttcacctgggagaaatagagatgaatctaattcgcacgtggtgcatgtaagtccttgtcctctcgatatgatatgaatgtaatctttgaattttgttgtaactaacccatgccgtaatttgtagaatgcaagtgcacattatcaaacaaatgccaagtgtaaaagtcgggtatgtggaccctcaagctatagcccaaataaatttcaattaccctaaacggtggacacttgatgccaaagagctagctgctgcaaagactcttcgagagaaagagcacattcgtatggcgaaactaagggaagagtcccttaaggttacggcatacattgccctggctttcaaaaatctccaacaacgctctactatatggctaccatataacttcgagtaagctcaactctatacttaaagctttgttcgatatattttattcgatgcaaaagagcttatctagttctatgattaaatccatgcagcaaccactggatttgtatagccgtcaatgtcgggaggagcatggcataggtctttgcttcattagataaggacacagtgacatacaaagactttatatcgattctcaagacgtatacatatcgacaattctcattagcttatatgtttgtatacatacttgtaatgttcacttttggatactaacaaattgtatttgctaaaataattcgaacagggcatttaggttctatgtcactaattatcatggaaggcatgatccagcaaggaaggaaaagctggctataaaaatactatgtgcggtaagtgtaacttacttcttcagtactccattacatgactgtcaaaagcattacttaacattttcatatgtaaAACACACAATGCCCTAAGCAGAAgcttgggagtgtacattgtggatactatatatgttctataatgagtaacaccggtgcctacaggagacactccttaagggtaagtttgaacatcttcacccgtagtataaaaacttcgtaaatggtatgaaatactaaaccaaaacttgttctcttgtagtggagagaagagaaaagaatgaaaagagacccatacaaggatgaccaactcttagagctcgttggcgacctttgcaacttcatattggaccagattatatacgtcagaggcgcctaccatgaccaagagtctgagttaggtacaaatcctcagtaccaacaccttcgtgagactgaaagactagctctaggacgttgataataatgtatatgaaatttatatatttaatgatggattgtatatattcttgcgaattggacttgtaattgtagtttatagaatactcttgtgcttgtagtcgcggggcgttcggcaacgcgaacgcggttcgaaatGTTGATCGCTGagcgttcggcaacgtgaacgcggttcagaacgttggtcgtgggacgttcgggaacgtgattttgaattgtaaatttaaatttttttttacagAAAAACGTACTGTTGggacggttctagattgaaccgcccctacaaatacctatttgtaggggcggctggtaatacgagccgcccctacaaattgatttgtaggggcggctggtaatacgagccgcccctacaaatcaatttatagggaTGGCTGAAAACACTAGCCACCCctgcaaatcaatttgtaggggcggtctgaaaAACGTCCCTAGGGCATAATTTCCCTGAAAACCCTTTTTTGGCGTATTGCGTTCAACTCCGATCCGGACAGTTTGTACGACCAAACCTAGTTGTAGTGCGGTGGTCACGAGGCGGCGTGGCATTATTCAAACCTCGCGAGGCCAAATCGATGCCAAACCTACCGTCCACGTATGGTTCTAGACTCTAGAGAGTGTGTTGGTGCGCGTTGTGCGTCAATTGcattggtccatggcatcttctgCAGCTCGCACAGTACGGCCCATGCATTGATCCGTAGGTCTGCACGATGACCCTGCACGCGCGCGGTTGTTCGTTCTAGTCCTCTAGCTAGCTGTAACATTCCACCAAAAACCAGTATACAAATTTGAGTTTTTGGAATCTTTTCTAAACGTGCTATGGTGTGctcattttaagaaaaaagggACAAGTTCCTTTCAACAAAAAGGACAAGTTAACTTAAACCACAATTAACTTGTGGGTTAGGGCTATATAATAGGCATTGAATGTCATTTAAATTGGGAGAAGTCTATTTTTTTTATCATCGGACTATCTTTGAAGTTTGGCGTTTTGACCATATGGAACTTATAAAAACTAGGAGGGCGTTCGGCTGGTGCATTAAATAGTAGATTTTGGATGGTTCTGAATGATTCAATAGTGTTATGTGAGAGAGactaagctgaaacaagctgaaacaagccGGGAGTATACCAGCCGAACGCGTTGTAGAAATCTAATTGATGGTGGTTTTGGCACATAAAGTTATTGAGTTTCTTTGTTCTTATCTTACCCAATACCACATATACTATCCATAACTGAATCCAAATCTAAATCCAAGAGATATTGCATTGTGCCTGTTTGAGACTGCTTAGCTCCATGTTTTATTAGTCAAACAGGTGCagctccacaaactctgctcCAGGATAAAAAGGTAGAGTTGAAAGAGCACCTAAACAGGTATTTCATAAACTTCGGGTTTTGGAGAGCTGCTCGACGGTGAAATTTGTGGAGCGAAGTTTATATATGAAGTAATTCATCTATCTGTATTAATGTCCATGGGTATGTGTTCATATCCGACCCGATTACAGTTTTACGCCCTAGAGGCTCCTTTATCTATTTCACCGGAAGCAACCGATCCTGCTGGTGAAGTACGATTTCCTTTGTGCACCGTCCATGCATGTGCACTGCGGTCTTTTTCATTATTGCATGTCTTGACCTGATGACCTTCTATACAGTAAAAGTATATTCCGCACGTACGTACTCAATAAGCTGCCGCCCTTCCGTCTATCTGTCAATGCGTATGTGCGCGTGTATAGTAAAAGTAAATTTCCTTTGTGCACCGCCCTTTCATTATTACATGTTTTTTTAccgtatatataaatatatatatataccacctAAAAAATACCGAACAGTATCGTCTGCGCCCTCCCCCTCCCACCCCGCCCTTATATATATATGGTAAAAAAACTCACggtaaaaaatagcaaaaaaaatatacattTCCAAAATATATACGgcaaaaaaaagtaaaaaaaacacCGTCTCCGTTTCCAACACTATACGAGAAAAAAAAGGTAGTCTGCGTCCCTCCACCTGTATTTgtcggccaatctaaaggtgAAATGGCTTAGAAAAAATAAAGAGTAGGAAATGATTcttgatgcaaatgtacaagagaaaaagaatatataaaagtggtcaggataatttagaaatagtataggatttctgatgtaaaattgtcttccaTATTTTAGGAGTGgcttattagaaactcttggagatgaccttctttattccTTCTAATATTTTTTAAGGAGTTATAAAACTCTATGTTTTGAGGAACAAAATAttaggtactcttggagatgttcTTATACGGCAAAAAAAACGACCTAAAAAATCCTAATGTCATCGTCGAACGCCAAGATAATTCGCTTCGCCCAGCTTAATATGTGGCTCCTGTGTCACCCTGCCCGCATGCTACCACCTAAAAAATACCGAACAGTATCGTCTGTGCCCCCCCTCCCGCCCCGCCCTTATATATATACGGTAAAAAAAACTCACGGCAAAAACAGCAAAAAAACGTACGTTTCCGAAATATATAcgaaaaacataaaaaaaaaacttcGTTTCCAACACTATACGAGAAAAAAAGGTAGTCTGCGTCCCTCCACCCGTGTTTCtcggccaatctaaaggtggaagggcttgaaaagaataaagagtaggaaacagttcctgatgcaaatgtacaagagagaaagagtATATAAAAATGGTCAGGATAATatagaaatagtataggattcctgatgtaaaattgccTTTCATATTTTAGGGGTGGCTTATTAAAAACTTTTGGAGATGATCTTTTTTATTCCTTCCAATACTTTTTTAGGAGTTATAAAACTCTATATTTTTAGAAAGAAAATATTAGGTACCCTTAGAGGAGATGCTCTTATACGGcaaaaaaaaagagctaaaaatcCTAATGTCATCGTTGGACGCCAAGATAATTCACTTCGCCCAGCTTCATCTATGGCTCCTGTGTCACCCCACCCGCGTGGGTCCGTGTCCGAGAGTCCATGTCGTCCAGATGCCAAGTATTATTCGCTCAGCCCCAGTTTAATGGCGAGTCCGGTACGTGAACCCCGCATGCTCCCGCGTCGCCCCGCCCGCGTGGGTCCGCGTCGAGCCCCACCTCCCCACAAACAAATCACGCCCCCAGGCACGCCCTAGCTCTAGCCTGCGCCGGCGGCGACGAGCAACTGCGACCTGTGGTCGTGCATAGTCCCAGCATACACGGGAGCACGCGTCTCACCATGGACGCGGGCAACGCGATGCCAATATGTGCTGGCAGCGGCCGCGGCACTCGCTGCGCTCTACGACGTGCTCGCCGTGTGCTCCGCTTCGCCCGCGTGTGGGCACCTGCAAACGCTCACCCTGCTCACATTGTGTGTGTGTGGCCGCGCGTCTACACCCCACTCACCCTCTTGCGAGAGCAGGAATGAAGGAACGACGTGCCGTGGGAAGAACGGATAGACCCCTGGTCGCACGTAACATACGAGTCCATTGTGTGGTAATTTGCTTGATGCCCACAGGTAACAACGTGGCACATTAGTCTACCTGGTCCACATAGAAGAAGAAAAATCAAGAGAATTTAGAGAAATAGTTTAGGGTCCAAATACACAAGTATTAATTAGATTTTTATTAATTTTTGAAaatgaaaaataataaaacacACAAATAATAATTTAAAGGtgaaactaattttattaggTTTCCATAAACCAAATCTACACAACATACGTCATGAAGATAAAAAAAATATGCTTTATGTAATCAAATTTATATATTTCATAATATGTTCGTCGAAACCACAAGCCAAGCCATGTGCATGGTCATAGACACGGATAAAAATTTGTTAATATGTTCGTTTAAACCATAATATACGTGTATCGCTATACACATGGATATAATTTTTTTACCTCGTGTAACGGACGGACGTATATCTAGTGGCTGATAAGCAGTGCAAGGAGGTAGTCCACCACGAAGTTGTTCtcggctgccgctgccgccgcctccaTCGTATCCCGGCTGCTTGCTCTCTGTCCGATCCGCGCCTGCCACCGAAGCGCTGCACTACGCCACTACGTACGCGCGTGTCATACTACCGAGATGACAGTTTAATTTTGACTTTCTTTCAAGCACCGACCGGCAgtttgattttgattttttttttcaaaacctgCATACATGCAGGAATAAACATATTCCTGATCGCAAAACCTGCAGGAATAAGCGTCAACTGAACAACGACCTCGATCAAATAACACTGCCAATTTTCATAAGCAAAACGTGATATATACGTCTCTAAATAACTATCTAGTAGCTAGAGTAAAAAAACGTTAAACAACCATTACTCGCGTACTCCTACTTAGATGATTACCATATTTACTACCCGTACTAACGCTACGGCTTTATTTCAGGGATgtacatgaaaacaaccaaacaacGATTTTTGCTTCCAGAGTTTAATTTTCACACAATTGTATATAACCATGTATATACAATCTGAGAAACACTTACACGTAACAAGgcataataaagttatttctcgcaTTAACCATATAATTTACAATCTGCCTAAGTCCTTAAACATGTCTTGTAGATCTTCATGGCCACTTCATACAAACTTCATCTCAAATAATCAAAGATGTCGTACCAAGCTTCTTAAAGTAGATATATCTTCTTAAAGTAACTCTCTAATTCACTTTTGATaaatgaaaaaaatatatatatttgatcttttttaaaattaaatagtAGACATAGTCGTAAATATATGTGCGCAACTGCGATAGATATTTATCTGGTTGTTCCTTGGTTTCTCCCTCTCTCCCATCCTATTTTTCTTTATTCAGATGATTTTCGGGTATTAGAAAGCTAACTAATGAAAATTAttggacaaaagaaaaaaaaatatttcttcttggcataatcaactgagttatcaagtaagttttaagtactccatctgttttaaattgtaagtcattctagcttttctagatatatactacctccgttttaaattataagtcgctttgatttttttgtttatctattttgctatgtatctagatatattattatatctagatgcataataaAATGGATGtatcaaaaaaatcaaagcgacttataatttggaatcaagggagtagtttttactatgtatatagacgtaatgtatatttaggtgcatagcaaaagctatatatctaaaaatttgaacaaaactAATTGTCTCTAGCTTGCGTGTTCTATTTCATAATAGCCTTTTATTTTCATAATCACGTGTCAAGTTGGTTCGTTTATTTTGTAAACTTGGTCGGACGTGTAGTGTGTTACTTTTGTAACACAGTGGTCTAACTCCTCTCTTTGGAGGATGAAACTAGatatttcttctattttttttaaaataggcAAAACCAAATGTGCTAAACCTTTTCATCGATCTCTTCTCGGTGGGCCCAGACCATAAGTGACCCGTTTTGCTTCCTTGTCCGCCGTTGGTATTTTATGAGAAGAAAGGGGTAGACTTTTTCAGGTTTAGCCACGCTGCAGATGCTCCACTGCTtctactgacgcgtggggtcaccaAACCAGGTCCCACGTGTTCTTGACGGAAACATAAGAGTGGGTATGTTAGTAGGTCTGTCGTCATTCCTTATTGACACAATACCAGAACAGCACGGAGAGTTTTGGAAGGGGCGTGTCAGATGTGGCCGAGGTTGACGTGGGTTTTTCCATTATAATGATAATTCTAGAAATTGCCTTGATCGAAGTCACGGATCCCTCCTTCCTATTTGCCTTGACTGACTTCCATATTTGTCTTGAttgacttccattggtttccattTTACCGTAGACTGCGGGATGTGCTGGAAATTGCCTTGATCGGAGTCACGGATTCCTCCTTCCTATTTACCTTGATTGGCTTCTATATTTGTCTTGATTGACTTTCATTGGTTTCTATTTTACCGTAGACTGCGGGATGTGTGAGGTGTGCGTTAAAGCCTGGGTCGAGGAGATCCAAATAACATTGGCCATCGGATCAAGTTGAAGCCTGTGAGAAAGGATTAGGAGCCATAGATTTTAATGATACGGTAATCCTGGGTACAATTTCGTTGGTGCACAATGGTTGTAGTCTCTCAGCGGAGGACTTTTTTGGAGAcctagtatagttttgattggtccCTTATAATATAGATGTGTGATTTTTTTTTGCTGTGCTAGGCACTCCTTTTCCCGTACTCGGGCCAGCACGTCTCTCCCCGAGCCTATATTTCGCGCCCACACCGTCTGGACGATGCCTACACCGATAGACCGCGTGTAGGGACCATGCCTCCACTTCTCACACGTATCGCAATATGTGTAACACCACATCtactttttgcaacatccagatgaagcacttgcaacatacgtccaaaacagctgaaaacacttacaacatacgtctgaaacacttgcaaaacaccagAAAAAACTTAAAAACACATGTGTAGTCATTGCAAATATACgcaaacatcaagatgaaacaccaacatatgtatgaaaaacacttgaaacacttgcacatatatgcaacatcccgatctagttttgcaacatccaaataaaaacacttgcaacaacgtctgaaacagatgaaatattttagaacatacactcgaaacatacgtgtatagctcattacaacatgtgcaacatcccaatctacttttacaacatcgatcgggctgttcgtttggctgtggcttgtcgtaaacgatcgtaaatttccagccggaacagtatttttctcacacaaaccagtcagcagcacttcttcacgaaccagcaacaatacgaaccagTCAATCGAACAGGCTAGATAtcacttgcaacatacttctaaaacatttgaaacacttcaaatatacgcttgcaacatgcgcagTGCAGTATCATCTTGTTCCTTAGACGAATGAGGGCTCGTCGTTATGGAGCTCAATGCCAGCGCAGAAGTCGGCTGTGGCGCATGGAGCTCGCCGGTGCGACAACGCATGGGAACTCGCCGGCGAAGTGGCGTCACACGAAGCTTCTCCCCTGCCTGTATACTCAGCGCGGGCGCGACGCTGGAGATCCCGCGGTGCCGTACCCGAGGAGGCCACGCGCCGGCGGCGATGAGGAGGATTGTGTGTTAGCCTGGCTATATCCTTCTAATTCTCATATGGGCTGGACTCCCGATGCTACAACAACGGAAATTGGAGCAATGGGCCAACCGTATCGGAAGGTTCTCCAAAGCGGGCCGTTTTGTAAGATTCCTCCTCATTGGGTCGGGCCGACAACGGACCACAGCTCAGAATTCGGCGGGCGCAGCTGTCAGCCGTCACCGCTTCGAACAATGCCCACTGGCGGGGCTTGTTCATAACCTTCCGATCCAGCAACCGCTGCTCGCATCCGACCGTCCGTTCGAATCCCCGAAACCGTCCCAAAATTCGACCACCCGCCCGGCCCAAACCCTCCGCCGGCTCGCCCTCCCGCCCCCGATCGAGAAAccctagctccgccgctcgccggcgATGGAGGCGCCGGACGAGGAGGCTGGGCTGGGACTCCCTGAGGGCGAGCGGCTGCTGGAGGTGGCCCTCATCTCCGCGCAGGGGCTCAAGCAGCCCCACTCCGGCCTGCCGCGGCGGAGGTTGCAGGCGTACGCCGTGGCCTGGGTCGACGCGGGGCACAAGCTCCAGACCCGCCCCGACGACACGGGCGGCCTCGACCCCGCGTGGCACGCGCGCCTCCTCTTCCGCGTGCGCGAGGCCTCGCTCGCCGACGACTCGCGCGCCGCCGTCTCCGTCGAGATCTACGCTGCCGCTGCGAGCTCCTGGCACCTCGGCGGGAACTCGCTCGTCGGCTCGGCGCGCTTCCTCCTTGGCGACCACCGCCTCCTGACCCGCCCCGTCGGCTCCCCCTCTATGTTCGCCGTCGGCGTGCGCCGCCCCTCCGGCAGAGTCCACGGCCTCCTCAACGTGGCTGTGAGCCTCGTCGCGGTGCCGCCATCCCCGGCCGCCTGCCACGCCCTCCGCCTCTCGCCGGCCGTCTCCCTCAGCGGCCTCTCCGTGGCGCCCACCCCAAACCGCGTGCTCCGCGTCCTCAACCGCACGCACTCGACACCTCCACCGTCCCCGATCCTTCTTACGCCCAAGAAGCAGCAGATGGTGGTCAAGACCAACAATAAGGTCGCGGACGACGACAGCGATGAGGAAGGGGCCGAGGAAGACGCGAGGGGGATGGGCGGGGTCGTGTTCTGCGGGCCCTGCGTCTTACCATTACCAAGGAAGATACACACGAGCCCCTCAGACGAGAACCTGCAGGCCTTCGCTAACATCTTCTCTGGCGGTGAGCTCAGGCATTACCGGACGGAGCCCTCATTTTTTAGGAGTCCAGGCAAGTAGGCTCCATGCTTTCAATTGATTTCCTGTGGAGTTAGCCCGTTTCCTGTTGtgggcaattaacttcttgagaTCA includes:
- the LOC136458630 gene encoding uncharacterized protein, with product MEAPDEEAGLGLPEGERLLEVALISAQGLKQPHSGLPRRRLQAYAVAWVDAGHKLQTRPDDTGGLDPAWHARLLFRVREASLADDSRAAVSVEIYAAAASSWHLGGNSLVGSARFLLGDHRLLTRPVGSPSMFAVGVRRPSGRVHGLLNVAVSLVAVPPSPAACHALRLSPAVSLSGLSVAPTPNRVLRVLNRTHSTPPPSPILLTPKKQQMVVKTNNKVADDDSDEEGAEEDARGMGGVVFCGPCVLPLPRKIHTSPSDENLQAFANIFSGGELRHYRTEPSFFRSPGK